The proteins below come from a single Streptomyces sp. SCSIO 75703 genomic window:
- the rplV gene encoding 50S ribosomal protein L22 has product MEARAQARYIRVTPMKARRVVDLIRGMDAAEAQAVLRFAPQAASVPVGKVLDSAIANAAHNYDHTDVDSLFISEAYVDEGPTLKRFRPRAQGRAYRIRKRTSHITVVVSSKEGTR; this is encoded by the coding sequence ATGGAAGCCAGGGCCCAGGCGCGGTACATCCGCGTCACGCCCATGAAGGCCCGCCGCGTGGTGGACCTCATCCGTGGCATGGATGCCGCGGAGGCTCAGGCGGTCCTGCGTTTCGCCCCGCAGGCCGCGAGCGTGCCGGTCGGCAAGGTGCTGGACAGCGCCATCGCCAACGCCGCGCACAACTACGACCACACCGATGTCGACAGCCTCTTCATTTCCGAGGCCTACGTCGACGAGGGCCCGACCCTGAAGCGGTTCCGTCCGCGTGCCCAGGGCCGTGCCTACCGGATCCGCAAGCGGACCAGCCACATCACCGTGGTCGTCAGCAGCAAGGAAGGAACCCGGTAA
- the rpsS gene encoding 30S ribosomal protein S19 produces MPRSLKKGPFVDDHLIKKVDTQNEAGTKNVIKTWSRRSMIVPAMLGHTIAVHNGKTHIPVFVTESMVGHKLGEFSPTRTFRGHVKDDRKSKRR; encoded by the coding sequence ATGCCTCGTAGCTTGAAGAAGGGGCCCTTCGTCGACGACCACCTGATCAAGAAGGTGGACACGCAGAACGAAGCCGGCACCAAGAACGTCATCAAGACCTGGTCCCGTCGCTCGATGATCGTCCCGGCCATGCTCGGCCACACGATCGCGGTGCACAACGGCAAGACCCACATCCCGGTGTTTGTCACCGAGTCCATGGTCGGCCACAAGCTCGGCGAGTTCTCGCCGACGCGCACCTTCCGGGGTCACGTGAAGGACGACCGGAAGTCGAAGCGCCGCTAA
- the rplB gene encoding 50S ribosomal protein L2, translated as MGIRKYKPTTPGRRGSSVADFVEVTRSTPEKSLVRPLHNKGGRNNTGRVTVRHQGGGHKRAYRVIDFRRHDKDGVPAKVAHIEYDPNRTARIALLHYADGEKRYILAPRGLGQGDRVENGPAADIKAGNNLALRNIPVGTTLHAIEMRPGGGAKLARSAGASVQLLAKEGAYAHLRMPSGEIRLVDVRCRATIGEVGNAEQSNISWGKAGRKRWLGVRPSVRGVVMNPVDHPHGGGEGRTSGGRHPVSPWGKKEGRTRSPKKASNKYIVRRRKTNKKR; from the coding sequence ATGGGTATCCGCAAGTACAAGCCGACGACTCCGGGCCGTCGTGGCTCCAGCGTCGCCGACTTCGTCGAGGTCACGCGGTCCACGCCGGAGAAGTCGCTGGTCCGCCCCCTCCACAACAAGGGCGGCCGTAACAACACCGGCCGTGTGACCGTTCGCCACCAGGGTGGCGGACACAAGCGCGCCTACCGCGTGATCGACTTCCGTCGTCACGACAAGGACGGCGTGCCGGCGAAGGTCGCGCACATCGAGTACGACCCCAACCGCACCGCGCGCATCGCGCTGCTCCACTACGCGGACGGCGAGAAGCGCTACATCCTCGCGCCGCGCGGCCTCGGCCAGGGCGACCGTGTCGAGAACGGCCCCGCCGCCGACATCAAGGCGGGCAACAACCTCGCGCTGCGCAACATCCCGGTCGGTACCACGCTGCACGCCATCGAGATGCGGCCGGGCGGCGGCGCCAAGCTGGCCCGCTCCGCCGGCGCCTCGGTGCAGCTCCTCGCGAAGGAGGGCGCCTACGCCCACCTCCGCATGCCGTCCGGTGAGATCCGCCTGGTCGACGTGCGCTGCCGCGCCACGATCGGCGAGGTCGGCAACGCCGAGCAGAGCAACATCAGCTGGGGCAAGGCAGGCCGCAAGCGCTGGCTGGGCGTCCGCCCGTCCGTGCGTGGTGTGGTCATGAACCCGGTGGACCACCCGCACGGTGGTGGTGAGGGCCGGACCTCCGGTGGCCGCCACCCCGTGTCCCCGTGGGGCAAGAAGGAAGGCCGTACTCGTTCGCCCAAGAAGGCGTCGAACAAGTACATCGTCCGCCGCCGCAAGACGAACAAGAAGCGCTAA
- the rplW gene encoding 50S ribosomal protein L23, which translates to MATRHPSIASKAAKAAKAARVAKARRHAAEGKNTVVTPVSKAFTDPRDVLLKPVVSEKSYALLDENKYTFVVAPNSNKTQIKEAVQAVFSVKVTGVNTINRQGKRKRTRTGFGKRADSKRAIVTLAEGDRIDIFGGPTS; encoded by the coding sequence ATGGCTACGCGTCACCCGTCCATCGCCTCGAAGGCGGCCAAGGCCGCCAAGGCCGCGCGCGTCGCCAAGGCGCGCCGCCACGCCGCCGAGGGCAAGAACACCGTCGTCACCCCGGTCAGCAAGGCGTTCACGGACCCCCGCGACGTGCTGCTGAAGCCGGTCGTGTCGGAGAAGAGCTACGCGCTGCTGGACGAGAACAAGTACACGTTCGTCGTCGCGCCGAACTCCAACAAGACCCAGATCAAGGAGGCCGTCCAGGCGGTCTTCTCGGTCAAGGTCACCGGGGTCAACACGATCAACCGTCAGGGCAAGCGCAAGCGGACCCGCACCGGCTTCGGCAAGCGTGCGGACAGCAAGCGCGCGATCGTGACCCTCGCCGAGGGCGACCGTATCGACATCTTCGGCGGTCCGACCTCCTGA
- the rplD gene encoding 50S ribosomal protein L4, whose translation MSTVDILSPAGDKAGTVELPAEIFGVEKVSIPLIHQVVVAQLAAARQGTHKTKTRGEVRGGGKKPYRQKGTGRARQGSTRAPQFAGGGVVHGPQPRDYSQRTPKKMKAAALRHALTDRARHNRIHVVSGVIEGETPSTKAAKSLFGKISERKNLLLVVDRADEAAWLSARNLPQVHILEPGQLNTYDVLVSDDVVFTKTAFESFVAGPQTANDTEGSEV comes from the coding sequence ATGAGCACTGTTGACATCCTTTCGCCGGCGGGCGACAAGGCCGGTACCGTCGAGCTCCCCGCGGAGATCTTCGGCGTGGAGAAGGTCAGCATCCCGCTGATCCACCAGGTCGTCGTCGCGCAGCTGGCAGCCGCCCGCCAGGGCACCCACAAGACCAAGACGCGCGGCGAGGTCCGCGGCGGTGGCAAGAAGCCGTACCGCCAGAAGGGCACCGGCCGTGCCCGTCAGGGCTCGACCCGCGCTCCGCAGTTCGCCGGCGGTGGCGTCGTCCACGGCCCGCAGCCGCGCGACTACTCGCAGCGGACCCCGAAGAAGATGAAGGCCGCGGCCCTGCGCCACGCCCTCACCGACCGGGCCCGCCACAACCGCATCCACGTCGTCTCCGGCGTGATCGAGGGCGAGACGCCGTCCACGAAGGCCGCCAAGAGCCTGTTCGGCAAGATCAGCGAGCGCAAGAACCTGCTCCTGGTCGTCGACCGCGCCGACGAGGCCGCGTGGCTGTCCGCCCGCAACCTGCCCCAGGTCCACATCCTGGAGCCGGGCCAGCTGAACACGTACGACGTTCTCGTCTCGGACGACGTGGTCTTCACCAAGACCGCTTTCGAGTCCTTCGTCGCCGGCCCGCAGACGGCCAACGACACCGAAGGGAGCGAGGTCTGA
- the rplC gene encoding 50S ribosomal protein L3 — translation MTKQIKGILGEKLGMTQVWDENNRVVPVTVVKAGPNVVTQVRTNDADGYESVQIAFGEIDPRKVNKPLKGHFAKADVTPRRHLVEIRTADAAEYTLGQEITAEVFEAGVKVDVTGKSKGKGFSGVMKRHNFGGLGAGHGAKRVHRAPGSIGGCATPGRVFKGQRMAGRMGNERVTTQNLTVHAVDAEKGLLLIKGAVPGPNGGLVLVRTAAKGA, via the coding sequence ATGACCAAGCAGATCAAGGGCATCCTGGGCGAGAAGCTCGGCATGACGCAGGTGTGGGACGAGAACAACCGTGTCGTCCCGGTCACCGTCGTCAAGGCCGGACCCAACGTCGTCACCCAGGTCCGTACGAACGACGCCGACGGCTACGAGTCGGTCCAGATCGCCTTCGGCGAGATCGACCCGCGCAAGGTGAACAAGCCCCTCAAGGGCCACTTCGCCAAGGCCGACGTCACCCCGCGCCGCCACCTCGTCGAGATCCGCACCGCGGACGCCGCCGAGTACACCCTCGGCCAGGAGATCACCGCCGAGGTGTTCGAGGCCGGTGTCAAGGTCGACGTGACCGGCAAGAGCAAGGGCAAGGGCTTCAGCGGCGTCATGAAGCGCCACAACTTCGGTGGCCTCGGCGCCGGTCACGGTGCCAAGCGTGTGCACCGCGCCCCCGGCTCCATCGGTGGCTGCGCCACCCCTGGTCGTGTGTTCAAGGGCCAGCGCATGGCGGGCCGCATGGGCAACGAGCGGGTCACCACCCAGAACCTGACCGTCCACGCCGTTGACGCGGAGAAGGGTCTGCTGCTCATCAAGGGCGCGGTTCCCGGTCCGAACGGCGGCCTCGTCCTGGTCCGCACCGCGGCCAAGGGGGCCTGA
- the rpsJ gene encoding 30S ribosomal protein S10, whose protein sequence is MAGQKIRIRLKAYDHEVIDSSAKKIVETVTRTGASVAGPVPLPTEKNVYCVIKSPHKYKDSREHFEMRTHKRLIDILDPTPKTVDSLMRLDLPAGVDIEIKL, encoded by the coding sequence ATGGCGGGACAGAAGATCCGCATCCGGCTCAAGGCCTACGACCACGAGGTCATCGACTCCTCGGCGAAGAAGATCGTCGAGACGGTGACCCGCACTGGTGCGTCGGTCGCGGGCCCGGTGCCGCTGCCCACTGAGAAGAACGTGTACTGCGTCATCAAGTCGCCGCACAAGTACAAGGACTCGCGCGAGCACTTCGAGATGCGCACGCACAAGCGCCTGATCGACATCCTCGACCCGACCCCCAAGACCGTTGACTCTCTGATGCGACTCGACCTCCCGGCCGGTGTCGACATCGAGATCAAGCTCTGA
- the gdhA gene encoding NADP-specific glutamate dehydrogenase: MTTRPDINTTLDLLRIEIEHRNPAQPEFHQAIHEVLETLAPVVAERPEYAEPGLIERLCEPERQVIFRVPWQDDHGRVHVNRGFRVEFNSALGPYKGGLRFHPSVNLGIIKFLGFEQVFKNALTGLGIGGGKGGSDFDPHGRSDAEVMRFCQSFMTELYRHIGEHTDVPAGDIGVGGREIGYMFGQYRRITNRWEAGVLTGKGQGWGGSLIRPEATGYGNVLFAGAMLRERGEDLEGQTAVVSGSGNVAIYTIEKLTELGANPLTCSDSSGYVIDEKGIDVALLKQVKEVERGRIGSYAERRGASARFVPGGRVWEVPADIALPSATQNELDENDAATLVRNGVKAVSEGANMPVTLEAVHLLQRAGVAFGPGKAANAGGVAVSALEMAQNHARTSWTAQRVQDELSHIMNDIHTTCHETAERYGAPGDYVTGANIAAFERVADSMLAQGVI; the protein is encoded by the coding sequence GTGACGACGCGACCCGACATCAACACCACGCTCGACCTCCTGCGGATCGAGATCGAGCACCGCAACCCGGCCCAGCCCGAGTTCCACCAGGCCATCCACGAGGTGCTGGAGACCCTGGCCCCGGTCGTCGCGGAGCGCCCCGAGTACGCGGAGCCGGGCCTCATCGAGCGGTTGTGCGAGCCGGAGCGGCAGGTCATCTTCCGGGTGCCGTGGCAGGACGACCACGGGCGGGTGCACGTCAACCGCGGCTTCCGGGTGGAGTTCAACAGCGCCCTCGGCCCCTACAAGGGCGGCCTGCGCTTCCACCCCTCGGTGAACCTGGGCATCATCAAGTTCCTCGGCTTCGAGCAGGTCTTCAAGAACGCCCTCACCGGCCTCGGCATCGGCGGCGGCAAGGGCGGCAGCGACTTCGACCCGCACGGCCGCAGCGACGCGGAGGTCATGCGGTTCTGCCAGTCGTTCATGACCGAGCTGTACCGGCACATCGGCGAGCACACGGACGTACCGGCCGGTGACATCGGCGTCGGCGGCCGCGAGATCGGCTACATGTTCGGCCAGTACCGCCGGATCACCAACCGCTGGGAGGCCGGCGTCCTCACCGGCAAGGGCCAGGGCTGGGGCGGCTCGCTGATCCGCCCGGAGGCGACCGGGTACGGCAACGTGCTGTTCGCCGGGGCCATGCTGCGCGAGCGCGGCGAGGACCTGGAGGGCCAGACCGCGGTCGTCTCGGGCTCCGGCAACGTCGCGATCTACACCATCGAGAAGCTCACCGAACTCGGTGCCAACCCGCTGACCTGCTCGGACTCCAGCGGCTACGTGATCGACGAGAAGGGCATCGACGTCGCCCTGCTGAAGCAGGTCAAGGAGGTCGAGCGCGGCCGGATCGGCAGCTACGCCGAGCGCCGCGGCGCCTCCGCGCGGTTCGTGCCGGGCGGGCGGGTCTGGGAGGTCCCGGCCGACATCGCGCTGCCCTCGGCCACGCAGAACGAACTGGACGAGAACGACGCCGCCACCCTGGTCCGCAACGGCGTCAAGGCCGTCTCCGAGGGCGCCAACATGCCGGTCACCCTGGAGGCCGTGCACCTGCTCCAGCGCGCCGGCGTCGCCTTCGGCCCCGGCAAGGCCGCCAACGCGGGCGGGGTCGCGGTCAGCGCCCTGGAGATGGCCCAGAACCACGCCCGTACGTCGTGGACGGCCCAGCGCGTCCAGGACGAGCTGAGCCACATCATGAACGACATCCACACCACCTGCCACGAGACCGCCGAGCGCTACGGCGCCCCCGGCGACTACGTCACCGGCGCCAACATCGCCGCCTTCGAGCGTGTGGCCGACTCGATGCTGGCCCAGGGCGTCATCTGA